Proteins encoded together in one Kwoniella shandongensis chromosome 3, complete sequence window:
- a CDS encoding mitochondrial 37S ribosomal protein bS18m yields the protein MSRQPLSVRLLHTSLPHRRPAAQTPRDVLSSYISSKSSASSSSTDAAMSSGSTTSAARKILESLSKTARTEVDDKRRPFRANTYAPPSTFTQSALYPTPRPYPRPPLLGPPKKVAARIDPFHLTKTSPLDHDLNPLFALAFVSPMGKIKGRAETGLTWKSQRKVGKLVRRARAMGLISRWRNELVPGGLGSPQVGTAEKGRYT from the exons ATGTCACGACAACCTCTCTCCGTCCGACTGCTACACACTTCTCTGCCCCACCGACGACCCGCGGCTCAGACCCCTCGAGATGTCTTGTCCTCGTACATCTCGTCCAAGtcttccgcttcctcgtcgtctacAGATGCAGCTATGTCGTCTGGATCCACCACCAGTGCTGCTAGAAAGATATTAGAGAGTCTGTCAAAGACGGCAAGGACAGAGGTGGATGATAAGCGAAGACCATTTAGAGCGAACACT TATGCCCCTCCTTCAACATTTACCCAATCTGCGCTGTACCCCACTCCTCGACCCtaccctcgacctcctctcctcgGTCCTCCCAAGAAAGTAGCAGCCCGAATCGATCCTTTCCACCTTACCAAAACCTCTCCGTTAGATCACGACCTCAATCCCTTATTTGCGCTCGCTTTCGTCAGCCCCATGGGCAAGATCAAGGGTCGAGCAGAGACTGGTTTGACGTGGAAGTCACagaggaaggttgggaagTTGGTCAGAAGGGCGAGAGCGATGGGCTTGATCAGTCGTTGGAGAAACGAGCTTGTACCGGGTGGTTTGGGAAGTCCCCAAGTCGGTACGGCTGAGAAAGGGAGATATACATGA